In one Echinicola marina genomic region, the following are encoded:
- a CDS encoding SusC/RagA family TonB-linked outer membrane protein, producing the protein MHSKLRFSSAIYATAFMAVWTGLSSSPYDSVAKGIENEIVSEMDDSFLSLMSVRQRVSGKVTDEQGVPLPGATIRVKGTSNGTVTDIDGNFSIETEEGAVLLISYVGYVSQSVAVDGQSTVSIQLVPDAAQLEEMVVVGYGTQKRSDITGAIGSVKAGDFNKGVIANPVDLLQGKMAGVNISSTSGEPGAAQNVIIRGIGSLRSGTQPLYVLDGFLLDNSDTGIASNPLNFLNPSDIESIEVLKDASATALYGSRASNGVVVITTKKGKSGATQMNFSASTAWSSMAKKIDVFDADEFRNQVVAVGGDLEDYGGDTDWQDELSQVGFSKNLNFSMSGSNSKQFSYFTSVGYQDQEGILKNSNLERFSGKLNMNQKAFNGRLNVDYNLTASHTKNLRPSIGSTISDMLSLNPTVPTYTDGEPTLLNTNALNPLKRYDLYSDDAANNRILAAISPSFEILDRLTYKLNLGVDYSSTNRYQQYKPYTQVINESNISDGTLDVGVNENTNKLVENTLTYNWNNYQHNLTVLAGHSYQTFLDEYRLTSAKGFADNNIEPRYQDHNSTSEYPTTVSSSAVKNELQSFFGRVNYTFDDKYLFTGTFRADGSSKFGKNNKYGYFPSFALGWNVTKEDFMGNAVFDNLKLRASWGQTGNQEIPSKITQASYAEDRLSSGSGSLNTYPIDTDATSLDGYPYGIVFTRLANPDLQWEVSTQIDFGIDFAFFDHRLTGTLDYFNKVSSNILLEVVPADPVEPTSTYWDNIEDMKIHNSGIELALDYSSDEQREFSYSVGGNVTFIKNEVKDSPYSVLTTGAAQGAGQTGATINGYINGHPIGAFYMLEFDGIGEDGLNRFKDINEDGEVLDNDRAVVGSAIPKVIYGAHMNFNYKSFDLGLNFNGSAGNKVYNHTTMSLFTKAQLARSNNATDFSVQYPEESFNNSNTVSTRFLESGSYFRLNNATLGYNLNSAAIGLGDAFQNIRLSITGQNLFVITDYSGFDPEVNTGSTSGGIQTFGIDRFTYPRARTYSINLNLTF; encoded by the coding sequence ATGCATTCAAAATTACGATTTTCCAGCGCCATCTATGCAACTGCATTTATGGCTGTATGGACGGGATTAAGTTCTTCTCCATACGATTCAGTCGCCAAGGGTATTGAAAATGAAATCGTCTCAGAAATGGATGATTCATTTTTGAGTTTAATGTCCGTACGGCAAAGGGTATCAGGCAAAGTTACCGACGAACAAGGTGTTCCACTTCCGGGGGCTACCATTAGGGTGAAAGGAACATCCAATGGCACAGTGACAGATATTGATGGTAATTTCTCCATTGAGACAGAGGAAGGCGCCGTTCTACTAATTTCTTATGTGGGCTATGTATCACAATCAGTAGCGGTGGATGGCCAATCTACTGTCAGCATACAATTAGTACCTGATGCAGCCCAGTTGGAGGAAATGGTGGTAGTAGGTTATGGTACACAAAAACGGTCAGATATTACTGGAGCCATTGGATCTGTTAAGGCGGGGGATTTTAACAAGGGAGTAATTGCCAATCCGGTTGATTTGTTGCAAGGCAAAATGGCTGGGGTAAATATTTCTTCGACCAGCGGAGAGCCAGGTGCTGCCCAAAACGTGATCATTAGAGGGATTGGTAGTTTGCGTTCAGGAACACAGCCACTATATGTACTTGACGGGTTTTTGCTGGATAATTCAGACACAGGAATTGCTTCGAATCCACTTAATTTTCTTAATCCAAGTGATATTGAAAGCATAGAAGTGTTGAAGGATGCCAGTGCTACTGCGCTTTATGGTTCCAGGGCCTCCAACGGTGTGGTTGTCATCACTACCAAAAAAGGTAAATCAGGTGCTACCCAGATGAATTTTTCAGCTTCTACAGCATGGTCTTCCATGGCCAAAAAGATCGATGTTTTCGATGCAGATGAGTTTCGCAATCAGGTCGTTGCAGTTGGTGGAGACTTAGAAGATTATGGTGGGGATACAGATTGGCAGGATGAGTTGAGCCAAGTGGGTTTTTCGAAAAACCTGAATTTTTCGATGAGCGGATCGAATTCCAAGCAGTTTTCCTATTTCACTTCAGTGGGCTATCAGGACCAGGAAGGTATTCTGAAAAACAGTAACCTAGAGCGTTTTTCTGGTAAATTGAATATGAACCAAAAGGCATTCAATGGGAGGTTAAATGTGGATTATAACCTGACCGCTTCCCATACGAAGAATTTGCGTCCCAGCATCGGTTCTACCATCAGCGATATGCTTAGCTTGAATCCTACCGTTCCAACTTATACGGATGGGGAGCCTACTTTATTAAACACGAATGCCTTGAATCCACTGAAGCGATATGACTTGTACAGTGATGATGCGGCAAATAACCGGATTTTGGCAGCAATTTCTCCTTCTTTTGAGATATTGGATCGCCTAACCTATAAGCTGAACCTTGGGGTAGATTATTCCAGCACCAATAGGTATCAGCAATACAAACCTTATACACAGGTAATCAATGAATCCAATATTTCGGACGGTACATTGGATGTGGGAGTCAATGAAAACACCAATAAACTGGTGGAGAATACCCTGACCTATAACTGGAACAATTATCAGCACAATCTAACAGTACTGGCGGGACATTCCTATCAGACATTTTTGGACGAATATAGGCTGACATCCGCAAAGGGCTTTGCCGATAATAATATAGAACCTCGTTACCAAGATCACAATAGTACCAGTGAGTATCCCACCACGGTAAGTTCATCAGCTGTCAAAAATGAATTGCAATCGTTCTTTGGTAGGGTGAACTATACCTTTGACGACAAGTACCTCTTTACTGGTACATTCCGTGCGGATGGATCATCCAAGTTTGGTAAGAATAATAAGTACGGTTATTTCCCTTCCTTTGCTTTGGGCTGGAATGTGACCAAGGAGGATTTTATGGGGAATGCTGTCTTTGATAATTTAAAGCTACGTGCGAGTTGGGGACAAACAGGTAATCAAGAAATCCCTTCCAAGATCACACAGGCCAGTTATGCTGAAGATCGACTATCGAGTGGATCGGGCAGTTTGAACACTTATCCTATCGATACCGATGCGACCTCCTTGGATGGTTATCCTTATGGAATTGTCTTTACAAGGTTGGCCAATCCTGATTTGCAGTGGGAGGTGTCCACCCAAATTGATTTTGGGATTGATTTTGCCTTTTTCGATCACCGATTGACAGGTACTTTGGATTATTTCAATAAAGTTTCTTCGAATATATTATTGGAAGTAGTGCCTGCAGACCCTGTTGAGCCTACTTCTACCTACTGGGACAATATCGAAGACATGAAGATCCACAATAGCGGGATTGAACTGGCTTTGGATTATTCAAGTGATGAGCAAAGGGAGTTTTCCTATTCAGTAGGCGGTAATGTTACTTTTATCAAAAATGAGGTGAAAGATTCGCCTTATTCGGTCTTGACTACTGGAGCGGCACAAGGGGCCGGTCAAACTGGTGCGACGATCAATGGTTATATCAACGGCCATCCCATAGGGGCTTTCTATATGCTTGAATTTGATGGGATAGGTGAAGACGGCCTGAATAGATTCAAAGATATTAATGAGGATGGTGAGGTATTGGATAACGACCGGGCCGTAGTGGGCAGTGCCATTCCAAAGGTAATCTATGGTGCACATATGAACTTCAATTACAAATCTTTTGATTTAGGTTTGAACTTTAATGGCTCAGCAGGTAATAAGGTGTATAACCATACTACCATGTCACTTTTCACCAAAGCGCAATTGGCAAGGTCAAATAATGCAACAGACTTTTCTGTGCAATATCCTGAAGAATCCTTCAATAATTCCAATACTGTATCCACCCGGTTCTTGGAAAGTGGATCTTATTTTAGGCTTAACAATGCCACCTTGGGGTATAATTTGAACTCAGCAGCGATTGGTCTGGGAGATGCTTTCCAAAACATCCGTCTATCCATTACCGGCCAAAACTTATTTGTGATTACGGATTATTCCGGTTTTGATCCTGAGGTGAATACCGGATCCACATCGGGAGGAATTCAAACTTTTGGAATTGACCGTTTTACCTATCCAAGGGCCAGGACCTATTCAATCAATTTGAATTTGACCTTTTAA
- a CDS encoding ABC transporter ATP-binding protein, with protein sequence MDNQIIRLEGLTKYYGSFKAVNELDLSINRGEIFGLLGPNGAGKTTTILMMMGLTDPSKGTAYVCGFNSTKDPISVKRLVGYMPDSLGFYDNMTALENLMYIGELNGIPRSELQERALEAMDMVGLSGDTVHKKTAAYSRGMKQRLGLAEVLIKQPQVIVLDEPTLGIDPSGVKEFLALILKLSREKGLTVLLSSHHLHQVQQVCDRVGIFVGGELLVQGNIDTLSNRLFAEKTYEVHVRLQDEVGHPWKDEGELLQLGFVQKIAVKGAHIEISSSADVTPDIVRFFVEKGYNVTGVQKKEYGLEDIYQKYFENNLTESIDQ encoded by the coding sequence ATGGATAACCAAATCATAAGATTGGAAGGGCTGACCAAATATTATGGCAGTTTCAAAGCCGTAAATGAGTTGGACCTTAGCATCAACAGAGGAGAGATTTTTGGGCTTTTAGGGCCAAATGGAGCGGGAAAGACGACTACTATCCTTATGATGATGGGCTTGACAGACCCTAGTAAGGGTACGGCTTATGTCTGTGGCTTTAATTCTACCAAAGATCCCATATCGGTAAAGCGACTTGTGGGCTATATGCCTGATAGCCTTGGTTTCTATGATAATATGACGGCCTTGGAAAACCTGATGTATATTGGTGAATTGAATGGGATTCCACGGTCCGAATTGCAGGAGCGTGCCTTGGAGGCAATGGACATGGTAGGGCTTTCCGGTGATACTGTGCATAAAAAGACTGCTGCTTACTCCAGGGGAATGAAACAGCGTCTAGGGTTGGCAGAAGTGCTTATTAAACAGCCTCAAGTCATTGTTTTGGATGAACCCACGTTGGGGATAGATCCAAGCGGTGTAAAGGAGTTTCTAGCGCTTATATTGAAGTTGAGCCGGGAAAAAGGCTTAACGGTACTGCTTTCTTCCCATCATCTTCATCAGGTCCAGCAGGTATGTGATCGAGTAGGTATTTTTGTCGGAGGGGAACTTCTGGTACAAGGCAATATTGATACCTTATCAAACCGGCTTTTTGCTGAAAAGACCTATGAGGTGCATGTCCGCTTACAAGATGAAGTGGGACATCCCTGGAAGGATGAAGGGGAATTACTTCAATTGGGTTTTGTCCAAAAAATAGCTGTCAAGGGCGCTCATATTGAGATATCCAGCAGTGCTGACGTGACGCCGGATATTGTCCGCTTTTTTGTAGAAAAAGGGTATAATGTCACTGGTGTACAGAAGAAGGAATATGGGCTGGAAGATATTTACCAAAAGTATTTTGAGAATAATTTAACGGAGAGCATAGATCAATGA
- a CDS encoding COG1470 family protein, with protein MSVSNNTTKGPRGGQRFLSSLLVLIAFHLFTLEASAQNQPSGSSFTARLVNIEAPVNETFRYQATLRNDADAPQLYELGSEIPEGWRLAFKAMGSQLTSIKLEPGKTESINIELRPAYGAKPSKYNIPIYAVSEKDSLELHLEAVVEGAYELELTTPSGRLSDEIIEGEKREIHLKVKNTGSLPLTELSLSSNTPPKWDVTFSPAEIKQLDPGKSTDVVATLNVPDKTLAGDYVSKFTAKNAASTSTVTYRMTVKTSLLSGGIGVLVILVSIGFVFYLIRKFGRR; from the coding sequence ATGTCAGTTAGTAATAATACCACAAAGGGCCCCAGAGGAGGGCAGCGCTTTCTTTCTTCACTATTAGTGCTTATAGCCTTTCATCTATTTACATTGGAAGCTTCGGCACAAAATCAACCATCAGGTTCTTCTTTTACCGCACGCTTGGTCAATATTGAAGCACCTGTCAATGAAACTTTCCGCTATCAGGCTACACTCCGCAACGATGCTGATGCTCCTCAGCTCTATGAACTCGGTTCAGAAATTCCAGAAGGCTGGCGTTTGGCATTTAAGGCTATGGGAAGCCAGTTGACTTCCATCAAGCTGGAGCCAGGGAAAACGGAAAGCATTAATATAGAGCTAAGGCCGGCCTATGGAGCTAAGCCGTCCAAGTACAATATTCCCATCTATGCTGTTTCGGAAAAAGATTCATTAGAACTTCACTTGGAGGCCGTAGTAGAAGGTGCTTATGAGCTGGAACTTACCACGCCTTCAGGAAGGCTAAGTGATGAGATTATCGAAGGTGAAAAAAGGGAGATTCATCTAAAAGTTAAAAACACAGGGTCCTTGCCTTTAACAGAGCTCTCCTTGTCCTCCAATACCCCTCCGAAGTGGGATGTGACTTTTTCACCTGCCGAAATAAAGCAGCTTGATCCGGGAAAATCAACCGATGTAGTGGCCACATTAAATGTGCCGGATAAAACCTTGGCAGGTGATTATGTAAGTAAGTTTACCGCAAAAAATGCAGCAAGTACAAGTACAGTAACTTATAGGATGACCGTAAAAACATCCCTGCTTTCAGGAGGAATTGGTGTTTTGGTGATTTTGGTTTCCATAGGTTTTGTTTTTTACCTCATCAGAAAATTCGGTAGAAGATAG
- a CDS encoding ABC transporter permease gives MKANINSFERLFAISTEKPPHPFWVMVRKEVAGHIRSWRFIVLLVLIVLTFWGASTVALGNLREAVSQIKDADKLFIYLKILTTTEGVLPPFHVFLNFLGPLLGISLGFDAMNSEQQNGTLTRIMAQPVYRDNLLMSKFVSSLILVAAMLFSLILLMIGGGIIVTGVFIEMEEVLRIISFMVLCTIYVGFWLGLSILLSILFKQASTSALTAIGIWLFFTVFYQIIINIAVKAFAPEVNEMSQMDVLHLNELILNLLRLAPSQLYTDATTTLLMPSVRSLGPVTMEQMAGAIPSPLPFKESLLIVWPQLSGLIAATVMCFALAYYLFMRREIRT, from the coding sequence ATGAAAGCAAATATAAATTCGTTTGAAAGGCTTTTTGCAATAAGCACCGAAAAACCGCCTCATCCTTTTTGGGTAATGGTGAGAAAGGAAGTTGCGGGTCATATTCGAAGTTGGAGATTCATTGTCTTATTAGTGCTTATTGTGCTTACCTTTTGGGGAGCGAGCACAGTGGCGCTGGGAAATTTAAGGGAGGCAGTATCCCAGATAAAAGATGCTGATAAGCTTTTTATATACCTTAAAATCCTAACCACCACCGAGGGGGTATTGCCTCCCTTTCATGTGTTTCTTAATTTTCTGGGCCCTTTATTGGGGATCAGCCTTGGTTTTGACGCCATGAATTCAGAACAGCAAAACGGTACATTGACCAGGATTATGGCACAACCGGTATATAGGGACAACCTACTGATGTCCAAGTTTGTGAGCTCATTGATCTTGGTTGCAGCCATGCTATTTAGCTTGATTTTATTGATGATTGGCGGGGGAATAATCGTTACAGGTGTTTTTATTGAGATGGAAGAAGTGCTAAGGATTATTAGTTTTATGGTGCTTTGTACCATCTATGTTGGGTTTTGGCTTGGTCTTTCCATTTTGTTGTCCATACTTTTCAAGCAGGCCTCGACATCGGCCTTAACAGCAATTGGTATATGGCTGTTTTTTACGGTCTTTTATCAAATTATCATCAATATAGCTGTGAAGGCTTTTGCACCAGAAGTCAATGAAATGTCCCAGATGGATGTACTGCATTTAAATGAACTGATATTGAACCTACTGCGCCTAGCGCCTAGCCAACTTTATACGGATGCTACCACCACTTTGTTGATGCCATCGGTGAGAAGTCTTGGTCCAGTTACGATGGAACAGATGGCGGGAGCAATACCTTCTCCACTTCCCTTTAAGGAAAGTTTGCTGATTGTGTGGCCACAGTTAAGTGGATTGATAGCCGCTACGGTGATGTGTTTTGCCCTGGCCTATTACCTCTTTATGAGAAGGGAAATAAGGACTTAG